A window of Bradyrhizobium diazoefficiens genomic DNA:
GCTTACATCGACGGCGTGAGCGAGAGCGTGATCGAGGGCGACAAGCACGGCGATGAAGTCGGCGCCATCAGACGCTTCTGCTATCTCGGAAACTGGATCCGTCAGCGCCTGATCGATCACTCGGATCGACAGCACACTCTAACCTATGCCGGTCTCGAAGCGCTGCCCTATCCGCAAGATGACGGAAACCAGACGCCGGGTCGAGGGCAACCGCACTCTCATCGAATGGTCGGTCGCCCTCGATACCGAACCTGCGGACGCCGATCGCTGGCAGACGTTGTTTGCGTCCTGGATTCCTGATTGGACGGATTCACTTGCGCGGACGCTGGCGCGGGGGCGTTAGTGATCCGGAGGATTCGGCCCTGGTGGGCCATCATGGTCGGATGCACAGCGAATCATTTGCGCTGAGCCTGGATTTGAGCCTCGACGAACGCTTTCAATTGCGGCAAGTGATGGCGAGCAATGTTCCAGACGATGTCAGCCCTCGTTTGGTGATAGGCATGACGTAGCAGATTGGCGAAACCGTTCATGTTGCGCCAATCGATTTCCGGCGCAGCCCGTTTGAGTTCATCCGGAAGCTTGCGCGCAGCTTCGCATGCAATCTCGAGACAACGTTCGGTTGCCATTCGCCGCATCATGTCGG
This region includes:
- a CDS encoding SRPBCC family protein, with the translated sequence MGSARARRQPERVTKAKGKTPMTQAYYSAVLDRPLDEVWSLIRDFNNYPAYIDGVSESVIEGDKHGDEVGAIRRFCYLGNWIRQRLIDHSDRQHTLTYAGLEALPYPQDDGNQTPGRGQPHSHRMVGRPRYRTCGRRSLADVVCVLDS
- a CDS encoding HepT-like ribonuclease domain-containing protein, whose protein sequence is MPPSIEDRLKDILEAIVQIEAMLADTSFDQFSTDMMRRMATERCLEIACEAARKLPDELKRAAPEIDWRNMNGFANLLRHAYHQTRADIVWNIARHHLPQLKAFVEAQIQAQRK